Proteins encoded together in one Flavobacterium keumense window:
- the nrfD gene encoding NrfD/PsrC family molybdoenzyme membrane anchor subunit, which translates to MSSHYESSIRKPLVIGDKSYHDVTVDVAAPVEGKANKHWWIVFSIALTAFLWGLGCIIYTVSTGIGTWGLNKTVGWAWDITNFVWWVGIGHAGTLISAVLLLFRQRWRMAINRSAEAMTIFSVIQAGLFPIIHMGRPWLAYWVLPIPNQFGSLWVNFNSPLLWDVFAISTYLSVSLVFWWTGLLPDFAMLRDRAITPFHKRIYSILSFGWSGRAKDWQRFEEVSLVLAGLATPLVLSVHTIVSMDFATSVIPGWHTTIFPPYFVAGAVFSGFAMVNTLLIIMRKVSNLEAYITIQHIELMNIVIMITGSIVGVAYITELFVAWYSGVEYEQYAFLNRATGPYWWAYWSMMTCNVFSPQFMWFKKLRTSIMFSFIISIVVNIGMWFERFVIIVTSLHRDYLPSSWTMFSPTFVDIGIFIGTIGFFFVLFLLYARTFPVIAQAEVKTILKATGENYIKERANKDSHHE; encoded by the coding sequence ATGTCGTCTCACTACGAATCAAGCATTAGAAAACCTTTAGTTATAGGTGATAAATCATATCACGATGTAACAGTTGATGTTGCAGCTCCTGTAGAAGGTAAGGCTAATAAACATTGGTGGATTGTGTTTTCAATCGCATTAACAGCTTTCCTTTGGGGATTAGGCTGTATCATCTATACTGTATCTACAGGTATCGGAACATGGGGATTAAATAAAACCGTGGGTTGGGCTTGGGATATCACTAACTTTGTTTGGTGGGTAGGTATTGGTCACGCAGGAACATTGATTTCTGCAGTATTATTACTTTTCCGTCAACGATGGAGAATGGCTATTAACCGTTCTGCAGAAGCAATGACCATTTTCTCAGTAATTCAGGCTGGTTTGTTCCCAATCATTCACATGGGGCGTCCTTGGTTAGCATATTGGGTTTTGCCTATTCCAAATCAATTTGGATCTTTATGGGTAAACTTTAACTCGCCATTATTATGGGACGTATTTGCAATCTCTACTTATCTTTCAGTATCATTAGTTTTCTGGTGGACTGGTTTATTGCCTGACTTTGCAATGTTAAGAGATAGAGCAATTACTCCTTTTCATAAAAGAATATATTCTATCTTGAGTTTTGGATGGAGTGGTAGAGCAAAAGACTGGCAACGTTTTGAAGAAGTCTCTTTGGTACTTGCAGGTTTAGCAACGCCATTAGTGCTTTCTGTACATACTATCGTATCGATGGACTTTGCTACCTCAGTAATTCCAGGATGGCATACAACTATTTTCCCTCCTTACTTTGTTGCTGGAGCAGTATTCTCTGGATTTGCAATGGTAAATACGTTGCTTATTATTATGAGAAAAGTATCTAATTTAGAAGCTTATATTACTATTCAACATATTGAATTAATGAATATTGTAATCATGATTACAGGTTCTATCGTTGGGGTAGCTTATATTACTGAGTTATTTGTTGCTTGGTATTCTGGTGTTGAGTACGAACAATATGCTTTCTTAAATAGAGCAACAGGACCTTACTGGTGGGCTTACTGGTCGATGATGACTTGCAACGTGTTCTCTCCTCAATTTATGTGGTTCAAAAAACTAAGAACAAGCATTATGTTCTCTTTTATAATCTCTATAGTTGTAAATATTGGAATGTGGTTTGAACGATTCGTAATTATTGTAACTTCATTGCATAGAGATTATTTACCATCTTCATGGACAATGTTCTCACCAACATTTGTTGATATTGGTATTTTTATTGGAACAATTGGTTTCTTCTTTGTATTGTTTTTATTATATGCAAGAACATTCCCAGTGATTGCTCAAGCAGAGGTTAAAACAATTTTGAAAGCAACAGGAGAGAATTATATTAAAGAAAGAGCAAATAAAGATTCACACCATGAGTAA
- a CDS encoding TAT-variant-translocated molybdopterin oxidoreductase — protein sequence MSSNKKYWKSVEELDGNSSIVEALKNNEFVEEIPTNEFLGNNDALSSSSTTRRDFLKYVGFSTAAATLAACEGPVHKSIPYVLQPEQIIPGVADYYATSVFDGFDFANLLVKTREGRPIKIDNNTIAGAKFSANARVHASILSLYDSLRLKEPKIAGTNASWADVNSKIASSIVEAKAKGGQVVLLTNTLASPSTEKLIAEFIAKNPNAKHVVYDAVSSSEALDAFETVYGERALVDYDFSKASLIVSVGADFLGDWQGGGYDAGYAQGRIPKNGKMSRHFQLEANMTLSGAAADKRLPMSTANQKQALVHIYNIVTGSSVAVNLAPEFKAEVTKAAQQLKAAGSKGVLVSGIQDKNAQLLVLAINQKLASEAFTTSGTRQIRKGSNEKVAQLINEMKAGSIHTLIMSGVNPVYTLADSASFVEGLKKVTTSVTFSLKEDETASLTTIAAPAPHYLESWNDLMLTKGTYSLTQPTIRPLFNTKQFQDVLLSLNGNAGTFYDYIKGTAASIIAGSTWNKVLHDGVYVGVVPTASAGSADYTAAATVLSSSKAADALELVLYTKTGLGDGQQANNPWLQEFPDPITRVSWDNYVTVSNADAKKLGLSNEIVANGGLNGSYATITTTDGVKLENVPVIVQPGQAVGTVGMALGYGRKAALKEEMVVGLNAYALYKGFNNVQSVSLVKTDGEHEFACVQGQKTLMGRGDIIKETTLEIFNTKDAKEWNEVPMVSLDHKEVESTKVDLWDSFDRTIGHHFNLSIDLNACTGCGACVIACHAENNVPVVGKSEVRRSRDMHWLRIDRYYSSESTFEGDNERKENIAGLSSSLSTFNEMEKAGDNPQVAFQPVMCQHCNHAPCETVCPVAATSHGRQGQNNMAYNRCVGTRYCANNCPYKVRRFNWFLYSQNSEFDYHMNDDLGRMVLNPDVNVRSRGVMEKCSMCLQMTQATILKAKREGRAIVDGEFQTACSNACSTGAMVFGDVNDADAKVAQLATDDRMYHLLEHVGTKPNVIYHVKVRNI from the coding sequence ATGTCATCAAACAAAAAATACTGGAAAAGTGTTGAGGAACTAGACGGAAATAGTTCTATTGTTGAGGCGCTTAAAAATAACGAATTCGTTGAAGAGATTCCTACAAATGAATTTTTAGGGAATAATGATGCTTTGTCATCGTCTTCTACTACACGTCGTGATTTTTTAAAGTACGTTGGATTTAGTACTGCGGCAGCTACTCTTGCTGCTTGTGAGGGTCCTGTTCATAAATCAATACCTTATGTGTTGCAACCAGAACAAATCATCCCTGGTGTAGCTGATTATTATGCAACGTCTGTTTTTGACGGTTTTGATTTTGCTAATTTATTAGTTAAAACACGCGAAGGTCGTCCAATCAAAATTGATAACAACACAATTGCTGGAGCAAAATTTTCTGCTAATGCGAGAGTTCATGCTTCAATCTTGTCTTTATATGATAGTTTGCGATTGAAAGAACCTAAAATTGCTGGAACTAATGCAAGTTGGGCTGATGTAAATTCTAAGATTGCATCAAGCATTGTAGAAGCGAAAGCAAAAGGAGGTCAGGTAGTTTTATTGACAAATACTCTAGCGAGTCCATCAACTGAAAAATTGATCGCTGAATTTATTGCTAAAAACCCTAATGCAAAACATGTTGTATATGATGCGGTTTCGTCTTCTGAAGCGTTAGATGCTTTTGAAACAGTATATGGTGAAAGAGCTTTAGTAGATTATGATTTTTCTAAAGCATCTTTGATCGTTTCTGTTGGAGCTGACTTCTTAGGAGATTGGCAAGGTGGAGGATATGATGCAGGATATGCTCAAGGTAGAATTCCTAAAAATGGAAAAATGTCACGTCATTTCCAATTGGAAGCGAATATGACTTTATCTGGAGCTGCTGCTGACAAACGTTTACCAATGTCAACTGCAAATCAAAAACAAGCATTAGTTCATATATATAATATTGTAACTGGTTCTTCAGTTGCTGTTAATTTAGCACCTGAGTTTAAAGCGGAGGTTACTAAAGCAGCACAACAATTAAAAGCTGCGGGTTCAAAAGGAGTATTAGTTTCTGGAATTCAAGATAAAAATGCTCAGTTGTTAGTTTTGGCAATTAACCAAAAATTAGCAAGTGAAGCTTTCACTACTTCTGGAACAAGACAAATAAGAAAAGGATCTAACGAGAAAGTAGCTCAATTGATTAATGAAATGAAAGCAGGTAGCATTCATACATTGATTATGAGTGGCGTTAATCCAGTTTATACATTGGCAGATAGTGCTTCATTTGTAGAAGGACTTAAGAAAGTTACTACTTCAGTTACTTTTTCATTAAAAGAAGATGAAACGGCTTCATTAACTACGATTGCAGCTCCTGCACCACACTATTTAGAATCTTGGAATGATTTAATGTTGACTAAAGGAACGTATAGTCTTACTCAACCTACAATTCGTCCTTTATTTAATACCAAACAATTTCAAGACGTTTTATTGTCATTGAATGGAAATGCGGGAACTTTTTATGATTATATCAAAGGAACTGCAGCTTCAATAATTGCAGGATCTACTTGGAATAAAGTATTACATGATGGTGTTTATGTTGGTGTAGTTCCAACCGCATCTGCTGGTTCAGCTGATTACACTGCTGCTGCTACTGTTCTGTCAAGTTCAAAAGCTGCTGATGCACTTGAATTAGTTTTATATACTAAAACAGGTTTAGGTGATGGTCAACAAGCAAATAATCCTTGGTTGCAAGAATTTCCAGATCCTATTACAAGAGTTTCTTGGGATAATTATGTTACAGTTTCTAATGCTGATGCTAAAAAATTAGGATTGTCTAATGAAATTGTTGCCAATGGAGGTTTAAATGGTAGTTATGCTACTATTACAACTACAGATGGTGTTAAATTAGAAAATGTACCCGTTATTGTTCAGCCAGGTCAAGCGGTTGGAACTGTAGGTATGGCTTTAGGATATGGTCGTAAAGCAGCGCTAAAAGAAGAAATGGTTGTAGGTTTAAATGCTTACGCTTTATATAAAGGATTTAATAATGTACAATCTGTTTCCTTGGTTAAAACTGATGGAGAACATGAGTTTGCTTGTGTTCAAGGTCAAAAAACGTTGATGGGAAGAGGTGATATTATTAAAGAAACAACTTTAGAAATATTTAACACTAAAGACGCTAAAGAATGGAATGAAGTTCCTATGGTATCTTTGGATCATAAAGAAGTAGAATCAACAAAAGTTGATTTATGGGATTCATTTGATCGTACAATTGGGCACCATTTCAATCTTTCTATCGACTTGAATGCTTGTACAGGATGTGGTGCTTGTGTTATTGCATGTCATGCTGAGAATAACGTTCCTGTAGTGGGTAAATCAGAAGTGAGAAGAAGTCGAGATATGCACTGGTTGCGTATTGATAGATACTATTCTTCTGAAAGTACTTTTGAAGGAGATAACGAAAGAAAAGAAAATATTGCAGGTTTGTCAAGTTCATTGTCAACGTTTAACGAAATGGAAAAAGCGGGAGATAATCCTCAAGTTGCTTTCCAGCCAGTTATGTGTCAACACTGTAATCACGCACCTTGTGAAACTGTTTGTCCGGTTGCAGCAACTTCTCATGGTCGTCAAGGTCAAAACAATATGGCTTACAACAGATGTGTAGGTACTCGTTACTGTGCTAACAACTGTCCGTATAAAGTACGTCGTTTCAACTGGTTCTTGTATAGCCAAAATAGCGAATTTGATTATCATATGAATGACGACTTAGGTCGTATGGTATTGAATCCAGATGTGAATGTTCGTTCTCGTGGAGTTATGGAGAAATGTTCTATGTGTCTACAAATGACTCAAGCGACAATTCTTAAAGCGAAGAGAGAAGGAAGAGCTATTGTTGATGGAGAATTCCAAACTGCTTGTTCAAATGCTTGTTCTACTGGAGCAATGGTATTTGGAGATGTTAATGATGCGGATGCAAAAGTTGCTCAATTAGCTACTGATGATAGAATGTACCATTTATTAGAGCATGTAGGAACTAAGCCAAATGTGATTTATCACGTTAAAGTTAGAAATATCTAA
- a CDS encoding c-type cytochrome, translating to MKKMGNHNSILKKLYFCLALMLVFSVSSFAQDAVPAATDATAAPAATTGGDPVKGKELFNANCAACHKLDAKSTGPALRGVAGKYEMSWIYKWVHNSSDLIKSGDAAAVKVFEENNKVVMTAFPQLSEGDIDNIIAYTSTPKEEAPKVAGAATPGAEGVAPSEAGLSNNIILGALALVMAMLVVMLFLVNNVLRKVAKANNIEVAPKEPRISIWKAFVKNQFLILVTVIFLLLSGAYLVYGYLMQVGVDQEYAPIQPIHYSHKIHAGDNEINCKYCHSAARVSKNAGIPSLNVCMNCHKNISEVAETTATPEYSKAFYDEQIQKLYTAVGWDKTTQSYTGKTQPVKWVRIHNLPDFVYFNHSQHVTVAGIECQTCHGPVQEYEIQKQFAPLTMGWCIDCHRKTDVKMEGNEYYTKIHEQLSKKYGVEKLTAAQMGGLECGKCHY from the coding sequence ATGAAAAAGATGGGTAACCATAATTCGATCTTAAAGAAATTATATTTCTGCTTAGCTTTAATGCTAGTTTTCTCTGTATCATCATTTGCTCAAGATGCTGTACCAGCAGCTACTGATGCTACGGCGGCTCCCGCCGCTACAACCGGTGGAGATCCTGTAAAAGGGAAAGAACTATTCAATGCAAATTGTGCTGCGTGTCATAAATTAGATGCTAAATCTACAGGTCCTGCTCTTAGAGGGGTAGCTGGTAAATATGAGATGTCATGGATCTACAAATGGGTTCATAATAGTTCTGACTTAATTAAGTCAGGTGATGCTGCTGCAGTTAAGGTGTTTGAAGAGAACAATAAAGTAGTAATGACTGCTTTTCCTCAACTGTCTGAAGGAGATATTGATAATATTATAGCATATACTTCAACTCCTAAAGAAGAAGCTCCTAAAGTTGCGGGTGCTGCTACTCCAGGTGCTGAAGGTGTTGCTCCATCAGAAGCTGGGTTGTCGAATAATATTATTTTGGGTGCGCTTGCTTTGGTGATGGCGATGCTTGTTGTAATGTTGTTTTTGGTGAACAATGTGTTAAGAAAAGTAGCTAAGGCTAATAATATTGAGGTTGCTCCGAAAGAACCAAGAATTTCTATTTGGAAAGCATTTGTTAAAAATCAATTTTTAATATTGGTTACAGTAATATTCTTATTGTTGTCTGGTGCTTATTTGGTTTATGGATATTTAATGCAAGTGGGTGTTGATCAAGAGTATGCTCCGATTCAACCAATTCATTATTCTCATAAAATTCACGCTGGTGATAATGAGATTAATTGTAAATATTGTCACTCTGCTGCTAGAGTTAGTAAAAATGCAGGTATCCCTTCTTTAAATGTTTGTATGAACTGTCACAAGAATATTTCTGAGGTGGCAGAAACTACCGCTACTCCTGAGTACAGCAAAGCATTTTATGATGAACAAATCCAAAAATTATACACAGCTGTGGGTTGGGATAAAACTACTCAATCGTATACTGGAAAAACACAACCTGTTAAATGGGTTCGTATTCATAATTTACCTGATTTTGTTTATTTCAATCACTCGCAACACGTAACTGTTGCAGGAATTGAATGTCAAACATGTCACGGTCCTGTTCAAGAATATGAAATTCAAAAACAATTTGCTCCTCTAACAATGGGATGGTGTATTGATTGCCATAGAAAAACCGATGTTAAAATGGAAGGGAATGAATATTATACCAAAATCCACGAACAACTTTCTAAAAAATATGGAGTAGAGAAATTAACTGCTGCTCAAATGGGAGGTTTAGAGTGTGGTAAATGTCACTATTAA
- a CDS encoding SPOR domain-containing protein, translating to MRILSTTNFVLYLVLFYFQSFYSYSQNSKTASNIDEKIDVLLNEKRKYNPAIIANDRYKIQIFSGESEKAKKIVQTFKQEYKDIDVTIVFNTPNYKVWVGNFRSRIEAERNLIMIRKKYKTTLLIKPNKY from the coding sequence ATGAGAATTTTAAGTACTACTAATTTTGTTTTATATTTAGTTTTATTCTACTTCCAAAGCTTTTATTCCTATTCACAAAATTCAAAAACAGCAAGCAATATTGATGAAAAAATAGATGTTTTATTAAATGAAAAAAGAAAATATAACCCTGCAATTATCGCAAATGATCGTTACAAAATTCAAATATTTAGTGGCGAAAGTGAAAAAGCAAAAAAAATAGTGCAAACTTTCAAACAAGAATATAAAGACATTGATGTTACAATTGTGTTTAACACTCCTAATTATAAGGTATGGGTAGGTAATTTTAGATCACGAATAGAGGCAGAAAGAAACTTAATTATGATAAGAAAAAAATATAAAACCACTCTTCTTATAAAACCCAATAAGTACTAA
- the infB gene encoding translation initiation factor IF-2, translating into MSEERVIRINKVLRELNISLERAVDYLKDKGIAIDANPNAKISEREFSILQSQFAGDKGNKEASKEVSEEKKKEKEALRIQREQEIEDKRRQEEQRQEVIKAKAVVTGPVQVGKIELNPKKTLGSSSDEVDKSEVANATSSLDKKEKKQVIEENVKVDNNSIVSKEEIKIESSLDETITTQYQKLSGATLTGQTIDLSQFNKPKKKKEDPKITPNKPGLPGVGANAGKNKRKRIVAKPSTSGEPGATNPNKIIPNTGGGFNANRGGKPGFIKGNRPAVVAKVEPTEEEVKNQIRETLEKLQGKGGKSKAAKYRRDKRDTHRQKSDEEQRALDEGSKTIKVTEFVTVGEIAIMMDVPITKVIGTCMSLGIMVTMNQRLDAETLTIVADEFGYDVEFITVDIEEAIEVVEDKAEDLVTRAPIVTVMGHVDHGKTSLLDYIRKENVIAGESGGITQHIGAYGVTLDNGQKIAFLDTPGHEAFTAMRARGAQVTDIAIIVIAADDDIMPQTKEAISHAQAAGVPIIFAINKVDKPNANPDKIKERLAGMNLLVEDWGGKIQSHDISAKTGLGVKELLEKVLLEAEILDLKSNPNKLAQGTVVEAYLDKGKGYVSTLLVQHGTLRIGDYMLAGKHHGKIKAMHDERGHVVKEAGPSTPVSVLGLDGAATAGDKFNIFEDEKEAKQIASKRSQLMREQSVRTQRHITLDEIGRRIALGQFKELNVILKGDVDGSVEALSDSFSKLSTEEVQINIIHKGVGAITETDVMLASASDAIIIGFNVRPAGNARQLADKEEIDIRYYSIIYAAIDDLKDAMEGMLAPEMKEEVLGTAEIREIFKISKVGSIAGCMVTDGKITRVAKVRVVREGVVVFDGELTALKRFKDDVKEVTKGYDCGIQIKGFNDIEVNDVIEAYHEVAIKKKLK; encoded by the coding sequence ATGTCTGAAGAGAGAGTAATAAGAATAAACAAGGTTTTAAGGGAATTAAACATTTCGTTAGAAAGAGCAGTCGACTATCTAAAAGATAAAGGAATTGCTATTGATGCAAATCCAAATGCAAAAATTTCTGAACGTGAATTTAGTATTCTACAAAGTCAGTTTGCCGGCGATAAGGGAAATAAGGAGGCTTCTAAAGAAGTAAGTGAGGAGAAGAAAAAGGAAAAAGAAGCACTACGTATTCAGCGTGAACAGGAAATAGAAGACAAACGCAGACAAGAAGAACAACGTCAAGAAGTTATCAAAGCAAAAGCAGTTGTAACAGGTCCTGTACAAGTAGGCAAAATAGAATTAAACCCTAAAAAAACCCTAGGTTCGTCTTCGGATGAAGTAGATAAATCTGAAGTTGCTAATGCGACTAGTTCTCTAGACAAGAAGGAAAAAAAGCAAGTTATTGAAGAAAATGTTAAGGTAGACAACAATTCAATTGTTTCAAAAGAAGAAATTAAAATTGAATCGTCTTTAGATGAAACAATAACAACACAATATCAAAAATTATCAGGAGCTACTTTGACAGGTCAGACAATTGACCTGTCTCAGTTCAATAAACCTAAAAAGAAAAAAGAAGATCCTAAAATTACTCCAAACAAACCAGGACTACCAGGTGTTGGTGCTAATGCAGGTAAAAATAAAAGGAAAAGAATTGTAGCTAAGCCATCAACATCAGGTGAGCCAGGAGCTACAAATCCGAATAAAATCATTCCAAATACTGGAGGAGGTTTCAATGCAAATAGAGGAGGTAAACCTGGTTTTATAAAAGGGAACAGACCTGCTGTTGTTGCAAAAGTAGAACCGACTGAGGAAGAAGTTAAAAATCAAATCCGTGAGACTTTAGAAAAACTTCAAGGAAAGGGAGGTAAATCTAAAGCTGCAAAATACAGAAGAGATAAAAGAGATACGCACCGACAAAAATCAGACGAAGAGCAAAGAGCTTTAGACGAAGGTAGTAAGACAATTAAAGTTACTGAATTTGTTACGGTTGGTGAAATCGCAATTATGATGGATGTACCTATTACTAAAGTAATTGGTACGTGTATGTCGCTTGGAATTATGGTAACAATGAACCAACGATTGGACGCTGAAACATTAACAATTGTAGCTGATGAATTTGGATATGATGTTGAATTTATTACTGTAGATATTGAAGAAGCAATCGAAGTTGTTGAAGACAAAGCAGAAGATTTAGTAACTAGAGCTCCAATTGTTACTGTAATGGGACATGTTGATCATGGTAAAACCTCATTGTTAGATTACATTCGTAAAGAAAATGTAATTGCAGGAGAATCAGGCGGAATAACACAGCATATTGGAGCATACGGTGTTACACTAGACAATGGTCAAAAAATAGCTTTTTTAGATACTCCTGGACACGAAGCATTTACTGCTATGCGTGCTCGTGGTGCTCAAGTTACAGATATCGCTATTATTGTAATCGCGGCAGATGACGACATTATGCCACAAACGAAAGAAGCTATAAGTCATGCTCAAGCTGCTGGAGTTCCAATTATTTTTGCAATAAATAAGGTAGATAAACCAAACGCTAATCCAGATAAAATTAAAGAAAGATTAGCCGGGATGAATTTATTAGTAGAAGATTGGGGAGGTAAAATCCAATCGCATGATATTTCTGCAAAAACAGGGTTGGGAGTAAAAGAGTTGTTGGAAAAAGTACTACTTGAGGCAGAGATTTTAGATTTGAAATCTAATCCAAATAAATTGGCTCAAGGTACAGTTGTTGAAGCGTATTTAGATAAAGGAAAAGGATACGTGTCTACTTTATTGGTACAGCATGGAACTTTGAGAATTGGAGATTACATGTTGGCTGGAAAACATCATGGTAAAATTAAAGCCATGCACGATGAAAGAGGGCATGTAGTTAAAGAAGCAGGTCCTTCAACACCAGTATCTGTGTTAGGTTTGGATGGAGCGGCGACTGCAGGAGATAAGTTCAATATTTTTGAAGATGAAAAAGAAGCCAAACAAATAGCTTCAAAACGTTCACAATTGATGCGTGAACAATCGGTAAGAACTCAACGTCATATTACGTTAGATGAGATTGGACGAAGAATCGCTTTAGGACAATTTAAAGAATTGAATGTAATTCTTAAAGGAGACGTTGACGGTTCTGTTGAAGCATTGTCAGATTCGTTCTCTAAATTATCTACCGAAGAAGTTCAAATCAATATTATTCATAAAGGAGTTGGTGCAATTACAGAAACGGATGTTATGTTAGCTTCTGCTTCAGATGCAATTATTATTGGGTTTAACGTTCGTCCAGCAGGGAATGCAAGACAATTAGCAGATAAAGAAGAAATTGATATCCGTTATTATTCAATTATATATGCAGCTATTGATGACTTAAAAGATGCTATGGAAGGCATGTTAGCTCCAGAAATGAAAGAGGAAGTGTTGGGAACTGCTGAAATTAGAGAGATATTTAAGATTTCCAAAGTAGGGTCAATTGCGGGATGTATGGTAACAGACGGCAAAATTACAAGAGTAGCTAAGGTTAGGGTAGTGAGAGAAGGTGTGGTTGTATTTGATGGTGAATTAACAGCGTTAAAACGATTTAAAGATGATGTTAAGGAGGTTACAAAAGGATATGACTGTGGAATCCAAATTAAAGGATTTAATGATATTGAGGTGAATGATGTTATTGAAGCTTATCATGAAGTTGCTATTAAAAAGAAATTGAAATAG
- the nusA gene encoding transcription termination factor NusA, producing the protein MENLALIDSFSEFKDDKLIDRVTLMAILEDVFRNALKKKYGSDDNFDIIINPDKGDMEIWRRRVIVADDDLDLENEEITLTEARKIEADFEIGEEVSEEVKLVDLGRRAILALRQNLISKIHEHDNTNLYKQFKDIIGEIYTAEVHHVRPKVVILVDDEGNEIVLPKEKQIPSDFFRKGDNVRGIIESVELKGNKPQIIMSRTSDKFLEKLFEQEIPEVFDGLIMVKNVVRIPGEKAKVAVDSYDDRIDPVGACVGMKGSRIHGIVRELGNENIDVINYTNNIQLYITRALSPAKISSVKINEETKRAEVFLKLEEVSKAIGRGGHNIKLAGLLTGYELDVIREGVSDNGEEDDIELTEFSDEIDEWIIDEFAKIGLDTARSVLNQDIEDLVRRTDLEEETIIDVIKILKEEFDN; encoded by the coding sequence ATGGAAAATTTAGCATTAATCGATTCATTTTCAGAGTTTAAAGATGATAAACTTATTGATCGTGTAACGCTTATGGCAATATTGGAAGATGTATTTAGAAATGCATTAAAGAAAAAATATGGATCAGATGATAATTTTGATATTATAATCAATCCAGATAAAGGAGATATGGAAATCTGGAGACGAAGAGTTATTGTTGCCGATGACGATTTAGATCTTGAAAATGAAGAAATAACATTAACTGAAGCAAGAAAAATTGAAGCAGACTTTGAAATTGGTGAAGAAGTTTCCGAGGAAGTAAAATTAGTTGATTTAGGAAGAAGAGCCATTTTGGCATTGCGTCAAAATTTGATTTCTAAAATTCATGAGCATGATAATACAAATCTATATAAGCAATTTAAAGATATTATAGGAGAAATTTACACTGCCGAAGTACATCACGTAAGGCCTAAGGTTGTTATTTTGGTGGATGACGAAGGTAACGAAATTGTATTGCCAAAAGAAAAACAGATTCCTTCTGATTTTTTCCGAAAAGGAGATAATGTGCGAGGGATTATTGAAAGCGTTGAATTAAAAGGTAACAAGCCTCAAATTATTATGTCTCGAACATCAGATAAATTTTTAGAGAAATTATTTGAACAAGAGATTCCGGAAGTTTTTGACGGTTTAATTATGGTTAAAAATGTGGTAAGAATTCCAGGAGAAAAAGCTAAAGTAGCTGTAGATTCATATGATGATAGAATTGATCCAGTGGGTGCTTGTGTTGGAATGAAAGGGTCTCGTATTCACGGGATAGTTCGTGAATTAGGGAATGAGAATATAGATGTAATTAATTACACAAATAATATTCAGCTATATATTACACGTGCTTTAAGTCCAGCAAAGATTTCTTCAGTAAAAATTAATGAAGAAACCAAAAGAGCTGAGGTTTTCTTGAAATTAGAAGAAGTTTCAAAAGCAATCGGAAGAGGAGGACATAATATTAAATTAGCAGGTTTGTTGACAGGCTATGAATTAGATGTTATTAGAGAGGGAGTTTCTGACAATGGTGAAGAGGATGATATTGAATTAACTGAGTTTTCAGACGAAATTGACGAGTGGATTATTGACGAATTTGCTAAAATAGGGCTAGATACTGCTAGAAGTGTCTTGAACCAAGATATTGAGGATTTAGTTAGAAGAACAGATCTAGAAGAAGAAACAATTATAGATGTAATCAAAATATTAAAAGAAGAGTTTGATAATTAA